A stretch of Rhododendron vialii isolate Sample 1 chromosome 4a, ASM3025357v1 DNA encodes these proteins:
- the LOC131321865 gene encoding NAC domain-containing protein 21/22-like isoform X1 — protein sequence MSSLRMVEAKLPPGFRFHPRDEELVCDYLINKYTCCECSLMIEVDLNKCEPWDIPEPACVGGKEWYFYSQRDRKYASGLRTNRATVSGYWKATGKDKAVFRRGTLVGMRKTLVFYQGRAPKGRKTNWVMHEFRLEGPLAPPKIPSLKGDWVLCRVCNKDIEVDAKQGMGIGYDDTSSLSLPPLLDSYITFDQTNISKGQQYEHVPCFSNIFTPNYQTNPTFLDITHVDPIKVPTPTFTFGGRPEISTSSCEKGVIKSVLNHLNKKGSPSLGEGIMSESFLSDVDLPIMWNQY from the exons ATGAGCAGTCTGAGGATGGTGGAGGCAAAATTGCCTCCAGGGTTCAGGTTTCATCCTAGAGATGAAGAACTCGTCTGTGATTACTTGATAAACAAGTATACATGTTGTGAATGCTCTCTCATGATCGAAGTTGACCTCAACAAGTGCGAACCTTGGGATATTCCGG AACCAGCGTGTGTGGGAGGCAAGGAGTGGTACTTTTACAGTCAGCGTGATCGGAAGTATGCAAGTGGGCTGCGAACAAACCGGGCCACAGTATCTGGCTACTGGAAGGCCACCGGAAAGGACAAGGCAGTATTTCGGCGGGGTACCCTTGTTGGGATGAGGAAAACCCTAGTGTTCTACCAAGGTAGGGCACCCAAGGGAAGAAAAACCAACTGGGTCATGCACGAGTTCCGGCTTGAAGGACCCCTTGCCCCTCCCAAAATCCCTTCTCTCAAG GGAGATTGGGTATTATGTAGAGTTTGCAACAAAGATATAGAAGTTGATGCCAAGCAAGGCATGGGAATTGGCTATGATGACACAAGTTCGTTATCTCTCCCACCATTATTGGATTCATACATCACCTTCGACCAAACCAATATTTCAAAGGGTCAACAATACGAACATGTGCCCTGCTTCTCCAATATTTTCACCCCAAactaccaaaccaacccaactTTTTTGGACATCACCCACGTGGACCCAATCAAAGTTCCTACACCTACCTTCACCTTTGGTGGTAGGCCAGAAATAAGCACTTCCTCTTGCGAAAAAGGTGTCATTAAATCAGTTCTAAACCATCTGAACAAGAAAGGATCACCAAGCTTGGGTGAAGGAATAATGTCAGAGAGCTTCTTATCTGATGTGGATCTACCCATCATGTGGAATCAGTATTGA
- the LOC131321865 gene encoding NAC domain-containing protein 21/22-like isoform X2, producing MVEAKLPPGFRFHPRDEELVCDYLINKYTCCECSLMIEVDLNKCEPWDIPEPACVGGKEWYFYSQRDRKYASGLRTNRATVSGYWKATGKDKAVFRRGTLVGMRKTLVFYQGRAPKGRKTNWVMHEFRLEGPLAPPKIPSLKGDWVLCRVCNKDIEVDAKQGMGIGYDDTSSLSLPPLLDSYITFDQTNISKGQQYEHVPCFSNIFTPNYQTNPTFLDITHVDPIKVPTPTFTFGGRPEISTSSCEKGVIKSVLNHLNKKGSPSLGEGIMSESFLSDVDLPIMWNQY from the exons ATGGTGGAGGCAAAATTGCCTCCAGGGTTCAGGTTTCATCCTAGAGATGAAGAACTCGTCTGTGATTACTTGATAAACAAGTATACATGTTGTGAATGCTCTCTCATGATCGAAGTTGACCTCAACAAGTGCGAACCTTGGGATATTCCGG AACCAGCGTGTGTGGGAGGCAAGGAGTGGTACTTTTACAGTCAGCGTGATCGGAAGTATGCAAGTGGGCTGCGAACAAACCGGGCCACAGTATCTGGCTACTGGAAGGCCACCGGAAAGGACAAGGCAGTATTTCGGCGGGGTACCCTTGTTGGGATGAGGAAAACCCTAGTGTTCTACCAAGGTAGGGCACCCAAGGGAAGAAAAACCAACTGGGTCATGCACGAGTTCCGGCTTGAAGGACCCCTTGCCCCTCCCAAAATCCCTTCTCTCAAG GGAGATTGGGTATTATGTAGAGTTTGCAACAAAGATATAGAAGTTGATGCCAAGCAAGGCATGGGAATTGGCTATGATGACACAAGTTCGTTATCTCTCCCACCATTATTGGATTCATACATCACCTTCGACCAAACCAATATTTCAAAGGGTCAACAATACGAACATGTGCCCTGCTTCTCCAATATTTTCACCCCAAactaccaaaccaacccaactTTTTTGGACATCACCCACGTGGACCCAATCAAAGTTCCTACACCTACCTTCACCTTTGGTGGTAGGCCAGAAATAAGCACTTCCTCTTGCGAAAAAGGTGTCATTAAATCAGTTCTAAACCATCTGAACAAGAAAGGATCACCAAGCTTGGGTGAAGGAATAATGTCAGAGAGCTTCTTATCTGATGTGGATCTACCCATCATGTGGAATCAGTATTGA